The following are from one region of the Candidatus Polarisedimenticolia bacterium genome:
- a CDS encoding SBBP repeat-containing protein, producing the protein MTNCARRLVLALSMTMVAIAPLRGEEFGRLPLRFEANRGQTDREVRFLSRGRRHTLFLAGDELVLAPAGRPEAAVRMRLLGASQARAVTGLDRLPGESHYLIGNDPRTWTTHVPGYGRVRYREVYPGVDLVFHGERDELEFDFEIAPGTDPGAIRMAFKGMDRLHLDQTGSLVLATAAGEVVLRAPVLYQDADGGRRTVAGRYVLGRRGRVGFEVGEYDRGRPLVIDPAMIYSTYLGGSGYDTAFGIAVDSEGSAYVTGQTNSTNFPVANARQPVYGGGTNDVFIVKLDPTGALAYSTYLGGSSLDRGRAIEVDAGGGAWVTGATYSANFPVVNTLQPFRGGDAFVARITPDGSALAFSTFLGGTGTDEDGRDIVLDGQGNAVVAGLTNSADFPRVSPYQVNYGGGSHDAFVTRLNTSGTALLYSTYLGGAGDDVANGVALDPSGNVYVTGSTTSSNFPLAGAFRSSLGGFEDAFLTKLASTGSSLVYSTYLGGGSWDSGNGIAVDQGGSAVVVGETGSDDFPVVTPVDPIRGSANEGFVARFNSAGSGLLFSTFLGGTGVDRAQGVALDAAGNILVTGDTIATDFPVANALQATNAGASDAFVTVLNPAGSAFLFSTYLGGSGDENCCADIAVNDSGDAFVTGMTTSLDFPAVVPVQAGNAGGSDVFVTRMSVGSPSPLAPLEVMVEELGLEWTPVANATGYDVVRGDLGTLLGTRGDFSAATAQCLANDYAPTALLYTAVPSRGQASWFLVRWVTPSQVGTYDLDGPGQVGLRDAEIEASPFACPPALRPHLPIVINGNGDFTVANGVIRGTGTPENPYLIAYWDIAGPPSGAGISITGTSAHFVIRGVKVHGGHYGVHLQFVSNGRIEGTTATNNTHGIRIFSGSDIAVEDSVSSFNAQGSGLDVLGAARVLVRGNTLAGNLVGINLDGSSSTLVHHNNILNNSLQAIDQRGGPNAWDHGYPDGGNYWTNYQGVDQCGGPNQDQCSAPDGFGDTPYVIGPDNNSDRYPLMILPGSEFDTVPPTVVITSPPHGAVFTTVPIIVRGAAYDTGSGVRRAEVRVNGGPWVVATGTSPWSLSVGLDLGPNLIEARSFDHAGNISPVDSVTVSYQNLPLETAIQTDKATYGRGEQVQIVLSLTNRGADPLTLHFSSGCEAFFTVADDAGAIVYDFRQHVGCPGIITQRTIQPNETVIYRFGWNQVDDSGAAVPAPANYLIRGFLVSQEPVPDAFTTISLTQQAPALVTVAQTNKPDYVPGERVLITLRLTNQSASPVTLNFPSSCEAFFAVMDASGAVVYDDLQHAICFFVLTQRTVRPAETVTYSFEWHQTSNSGQQVPAPATYRIRGYLDSAEPVPDAFTTIAVGP; encoded by the coding sequence ATGACCAACTGTGCCCGCCGACTGGTTCTCGCCCTTTCCATGACGATGGTCGCAATCGCTCCCCTCCGGGGAGAAGAGTTCGGCCGCCTGCCTCTGAGGTTCGAGGCCAACCGGGGGCAGACGGACCGGGAGGTCCGTTTCCTGTCGCGCGGCCGCCGCCACACCCTGTTTCTGGCGGGGGATGAGCTCGTCCTGGCGCCGGCGGGCAGGCCGGAGGCCGCCGTCCGGATGCGGCTCCTCGGGGCCAGCCAGGCTCGCGCCGTCACCGGCCTCGATCGTCTGCCCGGCGAGAGCCACTACCTGATCGGCAACGATCCGCGGACCTGGACGACACATGTTCCCGGCTACGGCCGCGTGCGCTACCGCGAAGTGTATCCCGGCGTCGACCTGGTCTTCCACGGCGAGCGAGACGAGCTGGAATTCGACTTCGAGATTGCTCCGGGGACCGATCCGGGGGCGATTCGCATGGCCTTCAAGGGAATGGATCGCCTCCACCTGGACCAGACGGGAAGCCTCGTCCTGGCGACGGCTGCCGGCGAGGTCGTGCTGCGGGCTCCCGTCCTGTATCAGGACGCGGACGGCGGGCGTCGCACGGTGGCCGGGCGTTACGTCCTGGGGCGCCGCGGGCGGGTGGGCTTCGAGGTCGGAGAGTACGACCGGGGCCGTCCGCTGGTCATCGACCCGGCGATGATCTATTCGACGTATCTGGGCGGAAGCGGCTACGACACCGCCTTCGGGATCGCCGTCGATTCCGAGGGCAGCGCCTACGTCACCGGCCAGACGAACTCGACCAATTTCCCCGTGGCGAATGCGCGCCAGCCAGTGTATGGAGGTGGGACGAACGACGTCTTCATCGTGAAGCTCGATCCCACAGGCGCCCTGGCCTATTCCACGTACCTCGGGGGGAGCAGCCTCGATCGAGGCAGGGCCATCGAGGTGGACGCGGGCGGAGGCGCCTGGGTGACCGGGGCGACCTATTCCGCGAATTTCCCGGTTGTCAATACGCTCCAGCCCTTCCGGGGCGGTGACGCCTTCGTGGCGCGGATCACACCCGATGGGTCGGCCCTGGCCTTCTCCACGTTTCTGGGCGGGACCGGCACCGACGAGGACGGCCGGGACATCGTCCTCGACGGCCAGGGGAACGCCGTGGTTGCCGGATTGACGAACTCGGCCGACTTTCCAAGGGTCAGCCCCTACCAGGTGAATTACGGCGGTGGATCTCACGATGCCTTCGTCACGCGATTGAATACCTCCGGCACCGCCCTGCTCTATTCGACCTACCTCGGGGGGGCCGGGGATGATGTGGCGAACGGGGTGGCCCTCGATCCGTCCGGGAACGTCTACGTCACGGGGAGCACGACTTCATCCAACTTCCCGCTCGCCGGCGCCTTCCGGTCGAGCCTCGGAGGGTTCGAGGACGCCTTTCTGACGAAGCTCGCTTCGACGGGAAGCAGCCTCGTGTATTCCACCTACCTCGGAGGAGGAAGCTGGGATTCCGGGAACGGGATCGCCGTCGACCAGGGTGGCAGCGCCGTCGTGGTGGGGGAGACCGGCTCCGACGACTTTCCAGTCGTGACTCCGGTCGATCCAATCCGCGGCTCCGCCAACGAAGGCTTCGTCGCCCGGTTCAACTCCGCCGGATCGGGGCTTCTGTTCTCCACGTTTCTCGGCGGGACCGGCGTCGACCGCGCGCAGGGAGTGGCGCTCGATGCAGCCGGCAATATCCTCGTGACGGGCGACACGATCGCGACCGACTTCCCGGTCGCCAATGCCCTGCAAGCGACGAATGCGGGAGCTTCGGACGCCTTCGTCACCGTCCTGAACCCCGCCGGATCCGCGTTCCTCTTCTCCACGTACCTGGGCGGAAGCGGGGACGAAAACTGCTGCGCCGACATCGCCGTGAACGATTCCGGCGACGCGTTCGTGACGGGGATGACCACGTCGCTGGATTTCCCGGCCGTCGTCCCGGTGCAGGCCGGCAACGCCGGCGGTTCGGATGTGTTCGTGACGCGGATGTCCGTCGGGTCCCCCTCCCCCTTGGCGCCCCTGGAGGTCATGGTGGAGGAGCTTGGACTGGAATGGACCCCTGTCGCCAACGCGACCGGGTACGACGTCGTGCGCGGAGATCTCGGCACGCTCCTCGGGACGCGCGGGGATTTCAGCGCCGCGACCGCCCAATGCCTGGCGAACGACTATGCGCCCACCGCGCTCCTCTATACGGCCGTCCCCTCCCGCGGCCAGGCTTCATGGTTCCTGGTGCGCTGGGTCACCCCCTCGCAGGTCGGCACTTACGATCTGGACGGCCCGGGACAGGTCGGCTTGCGGGACGCCGAGATCGAAGCCTCGCCCTTCGCCTGCCCGCCGGCGCTTCGTCCCCACCTTCCGATCGTCATCAACGGGAATGGAGACTTCACCGTGGCGAACGGCGTGATTCGGGGCACGGGGACCCCGGAGAATCCGTACCTCATCGCGTACTGGGACATCGCGGGTCCCCCGTCAGGGGCCGGGATCTCGATCACCGGCACGAGCGCCCACTTTGTCATCCGCGGCGTCAAGGTCCATGGCGGCCACTACGGCGTCCACCTCCAATTCGTGTCGAATGGCCGGATCGAGGGGACCACGGCGACGAACAACACGCACGGCATCCGGATCTTTTCGGGCAGCGACATCGCGGTCGAGGACAGCGTCTCGTCCTTCAACGCGCAGGGATCGGGGCTCGACGTGCTCGGGGCCGCGAGGGTCCTCGTGAGAGGCAACACCCTGGCGGGGAACCTGGTCGGGATCAACCTCGACGGCTCCTCTTCGACCCTGGTCCATCACAACAACATCCTGAACAACTCCCTGCAGGCGATCGATCAGCGGGGCGGACCGAACGCCTGGGATCACGGTTACCCGGACGGCGGGAACTACTGGACGAACTACCAGGGCGTCGACCAGTGCGGCGGTCCGAATCAGGACCAGTGCTCCGCGCCGGACGGCTTCGGGGACACGCCGTACGTGATCGGTCCCGACAACAACTCCGATCGATATCCCTTGATGATCCTCCCCGGCTCCGAGTTCGACACGGTTCCGCCGACCGTCGTGATCACCTCGCCGCCGCACGGTGCCGTGTTCACGACGGTGCCGATCATTGTCCGGGGCGCCGCTTACGACACGGGGAGCGGCGTCCGGCGGGCGGAAGTTCGCGTCAACGGCGGGCCGTGGGTCGTGGCCACCGGGACGTCTCCATGGAGCCTGTCGGTCGGGCTGGACCTCGGTCCCAACCTGATCGAGGCCCGGTCATTCGACCACGCGGGGAATATCTCGCCGGTCGACTCGGTCACCGTCAGCTACCAGAATCTGCCCCTGGAGACCGCAATTCAGACCGACAAGGCGACGTATGGAAGGGGTGAGCAGGTCCAGATCGTCCTCTCCCTGACGAACCGGGGAGCCGACCCGTTGACCCTTCACTTTTCGTCGGGATGCGAAGCCTTCTTCACCGTGGCAGACGACGCCGGGGCCATCGTCTACGACTTCCGACAGCACGTCGGATGCCCGGGCATCATCACCCAGAGAACCATCCAGCCGAACGAGACAGTCATCTATCGTTTCGGCTGGAACCAGGTCGACGATTCAGGGGCGGCGGTCCCGGCCCCGGCGAACTACCTGATCCGGGGTTTCCTGGTCAGCCAGGAGCCGGTGCCGGACGCCTTCACGACGATCTCGCTCACCCAGCAGGCTCCCGCGCTGGTCACCGTGGCTCAAACGAACAAGCCGGACTACGTTCCCGGGGAACGAGTGTTGATCACGCTCCGGCTCACGAACCAGAGTGCCAGTCCCGTGACCCTGAACTTTCCGTCGAGCTGCGAGGCGTTCTTCGCCGTGATGGACGCGTCGGGTGCCGTGGTATACGACGACCTCCAGCATGCCATCTGCTTCTTCGTCCTGACCCAGAGAACCGTGCGGCCGGCGGAGACGGTGACCTACAGTTTCGAGTGGCACCAGACCAGCAATTCCGGCCAGCAGGTCCCGGCTCCGGCCACCTATCGCATCCGGGGCTACCTGGACAGCGCAGAGCCGGTGCCGGACGCGTTCACGACCATCGCCGTCGGACCGTGA
- a CDS encoding carboxypeptidase regulatory-like domain-containing protein has product MHRLRHESRGIRPFRRLSRIGAAAAVLLLSFAPARAEEPVRNADRPSGRGGSLSGSVEVGPELSSRKMRFNLYTDFVQPAVAAGQPTREEELQNVVIYLESTPAGVAVPSPPASPLRMRQENSTFLPHVLAVQRGSIVEFPNSDPIFHNVFSLSKAASFDLGRYPRGEAKGVRFDKPGLVKVFCHIHSDMSAVIMVLDHPFFATPDSHGRFQIDGIPSGTYRAVGWHERARPQVHDVRIESGQPAVVHFRIPLTGPLSGE; this is encoded by the coding sequence ATGCACAGGCTCAGGCACGAGTCCCGGGGTATTCGACCCTTTCGCCGGCTGTCCCGCATCGGGGCGGCCGCGGCCGTTCTTCTACTGTCCTTCGCCCCGGCGCGCGCCGAAGAGCCGGTGCGGAACGCGGACCGGCCCTCCGGCCGCGGTGGCAGCCTGTCGGGATCCGTCGAGGTCGGGCCCGAGCTGTCCTCCAGGAAGATGCGCTTCAATCTCTACACGGACTTCGTGCAGCCCGCGGTGGCGGCCGGTCAGCCGACCCGCGAAGAAGAGCTTCAGAACGTCGTGATCTATCTCGAGTCGACCCCTGCCGGCGTGGCGGTGCCGTCCCCTCCCGCTTCGCCGCTCAGGATGCGACAGGAGAACTCGACGTTCCTGCCGCACGTCCTGGCCGTGCAGCGGGGCTCGATTGTGGAGTTTCCCAACTCCGACCCGATCTTCCACAACGTCTTCTCCCTGTCGAAGGCGGCCTCGTTCGACCTGGGACGCTATCCCCGGGGGGAGGCGAAGGGGGTCCGCTTCGACAAGCCGGGCCTGGTCAAGGTGTTCTGCCACATTCACTCCGACATGAGCGCCGTCATCATGGTGCTGGACCATCCGTTCTTCGCCACGCCCGATTCTCACGGCCGCTTCCAGATCGACGGCATCCCGTCCGGCACGTACCGGGCGGTCGGCTGGCACGAGCGGGCCCGGCCGCAGGTCCACGACGTCCGGATTGAATCGGGGCAGCCGGCGGTGGTCCACTTCAGGATTCCGCTCACGGGGCCGCTTTCCGGTGAGTGA
- a CDS encoding hybrid sensor histidine kinase/response regulator, which translates to MTSRWRAASLGTKLVLFTTALTAVSVLAAFLTLSVQIRRNTRELLAATLAHHQRMLLSLEEKDLEQLVRTSTLMTDNPTLRAAMETYRLEAAPGTHTRPDLLGTVETEAAKIAAGLARDLLIVTDHEGRVLASGGRRGFGLHAGTSLGSWPVVRRALAQDAPVGPQNFAVMRFDDRYFQVGCVPIVLQGYIIGTLSVGDLLDRDYVARLHRAFDSQIVVIAAGRILGSTFDAALPAGSRLELPAPAGTDAPGPPPVVPIGGEDFVAAPLSLGSDQGGRPVSVVLLHSLTGALAPANRALLWTLLSCGSIAVLLAGVAASATSRSVLRPLQGFVAFMRTVAETGDHGHRFESAQAGVEVRVLSDTYNHLMESLQQHEQKILQRAKEDLERVERLKETEKLAALGRMLSGAAHEINNPLTGVVGNIEMLMEVETISDSVRKRLATVRAEGRRIVALVRNLLQVAHRDTGERLTVDVNQIVRDTVALRQRDFEKSRIGLTLDLAPEPVNLCASDLELQQVFLNIVSNAYDALLGLTPARTLTISTRNSPGGATIVFSDDGPGLQDPARVFEHFYTTKPVGKGTGLGLSISHAIVQSHGGTIAADNQPRGGARFTIVLPRTAGKNVEAAPQVRPVTVASAGRSLPAAILVVDDEPAVLELQMAILDSVGARAVGARTGTEAVDHLKRQDFDLIVSDLNIPGEIGGKELYRWAASHRKSGTHGFLFVTGDTVGEAGFLEEIRSRCLLKPFSMEEYLTTLREAWHELQTAA; encoded by the coding sequence GTGACGTCGAGGTGGCGGGCCGCCAGCCTGGGAACCAAGCTCGTCCTGTTTACCACCGCGCTGACGGCCGTTTCGGTGCTTGCCGCCTTCCTGACGCTCAGCGTCCAGATTCGCAGGAACACCCGGGAGCTCCTGGCGGCGACGCTGGCCCACCACCAGCGGATGCTCCTGAGCCTGGAGGAGAAGGACCTCGAGCAGCTGGTCCGGACCTCCACGCTGATGACCGACAACCCCACGCTGCGGGCGGCCATGGAGACCTATCGCCTGGAGGCCGCCCCCGGGACACACACGCGTCCCGATCTGCTGGGAACCGTGGAGACCGAGGCGGCCAAGATCGCAGCGGGGCTGGCGCGCGATCTGCTCATCGTCACCGACCATGAGGGCCGCGTGCTCGCCAGCGGCGGCCGGCGCGGCTTCGGGCTCCATGCCGGGACGTCGCTCGGATCCTGGCCGGTCGTGCGCCGGGCCTTGGCCCAGGACGCCCCCGTCGGACCGCAGAATTTCGCGGTCATGCGCTTCGACGACCGGTACTTCCAGGTCGGCTGCGTGCCGATCGTCCTGCAGGGTTACATCATCGGAACCCTGTCGGTGGGGGACCTGCTCGACCGGGACTACGTCGCGCGACTGCACCGCGCCTTCGACAGCCAGATCGTCGTGATCGCCGCCGGCCGCATCCTGGGATCGACGTTCGACGCCGCGCTCCCGGCCGGCTCCAGGCTCGAGCTGCCTGCACCCGCCGGGACGGACGCGCCGGGCCCGCCCCCGGTCGTCCCGATCGGAGGTGAGGACTTCGTCGCGGCGCCGCTGTCGCTTGGGTCGGATCAGGGCGGGCGGCCGGTCTCGGTCGTCCTGCTGCACTCCTTGACCGGCGCCCTGGCACCGGCGAACCGGGCCCTCCTCTGGACGCTCCTCTCCTGCGGTTCGATCGCCGTCCTCCTGGCGGGGGTGGCCGCGTCGGCGACGTCGCGCTCGGTCCTCCGGCCGCTCCAGGGTTTCGTGGCGTTCATGCGCACCGTCGCCGAGACGGGCGACCACGGCCATCGCTTCGAGAGCGCGCAGGCCGGCGTCGAGGTGCGCGTTCTGAGCGACACCTACAATCACCTCATGGAATCGCTGCAGCAGCACGAACAGAAGATCCTGCAGCGCGCCAAGGAGGACCTCGAGCGCGTCGAGAGGCTGAAAGAGACCGAAAAGCTGGCGGCGCTCGGACGGATGCTCAGCGGCGCGGCGCACGAGATCAACAACCCGCTCACCGGCGTCGTCGGCAACATCGAGATGCTCATGGAGGTCGAGACGATCAGCGACTCCGTGCGCAAGCGCCTGGCGACGGTGCGCGCCGAGGGGCGGCGCATCGTCGCCCTGGTGAGGAACCTGCTCCAGGTGGCGCACCGCGACACCGGCGAGCGCCTGACCGTGGACGTCAACCAGATCGTGCGCGACACGGTGGCGCTGCGGCAGAGGGACTTCGAGAAGTCGCGCATCGGGCTCACGCTCGACCTCGCCCCGGAGCCGGTGAACCTGTGCGCCAGCGACCTCGAGCTGCAGCAGGTCTTCCTGAACATCGTGAGCAACGCCTACGACGCGCTTCTGGGCCTGACGCCGGCGAGGACGCTGACGATCAGCACCCGCAACTCCCCCGGGGGGGCGACCATCGTGTTCTCGGACGACGGCCCGGGGCTGCAGGATCCGGCGCGGGTCTTCGAGCATTTCTACACGACCAAGCCGGTCGGCAAGGGGACCGGCCTGGGCCTGAGCATCTCGCACGCCATCGTGCAGAGCCACGGCGGAACCATCGCGGCCGACAACCAGCCCCGGGGGGGCGCCCGCTTCACCATCGTTCTGCCGCGGACGGCCGGAAAGAACGTCGAGGCCGCGCCGCAGGTCCGTCCGGTCACGGTCGCGTCCGCCGGGCGCTCCCTGCCGGCGGCCATTCTGGTCGTGGATGACGAGCCCGCCGTCCTGGAGCTGCAGATGGCGATTCTCGATTCGGTGGGGGCCCGCGCGGTGGGGGCGCGGACCGGGACCGAAGCGGTCGATCATCTCAAGCGACAGGATTTCGACCTGATCGTGTCCGATCTCAACATCCCGGGGGAGATCGGCGGCAAGGAGCTGTATCGCTGGGCGGCGAGCCACCGGAAGTCCGGCACGCACGGGTTCCTGTTCGTCACCGGCGACACGGTGGGCGAGGCGGGATTTCTCGAGGAGATCCGCTCCCGTTGCCTCCTGAAGCCGTTTTCGATGGAAGAGTACCTCACCACATTGCGGGAGGCCTGGCATGAGCTTCAGACAGCCGCATGA
- a CDS encoding phage holin family protein, translating to MGRFLTHWLSTALALFVCSRILPGVHVDSMSTLAVAALVLGFINAVVRPILLFLTLPITILSLGLFYFVINGFAFALAAYIVPGFGVDSIGWAILGSLVVSLISWFVGAFGPKRDLQRHPGV from the coding sequence ATGGGCCGCTTTCTGACGCACTGGCTGAGCACCGCGCTGGCCCTGTTCGTGTGCTCGAGAATCCTGCCGGGTGTGCACGTCGATTCGATGTCCACCCTGGCGGTGGCGGCCCTCGTCCTGGGGTTCATCAACGCCGTCGTCCGACCGATTCTCCTGTTCCTGACCCTGCCGATCACCATCCTCTCGCTCGGCCTGTTCTACTTCGTGATCAACGGCTTCGCCTTCGCCCTGGCGGCCTACATCGTTCCGGGGTTCGGGGTCGATTCGATCGGCTGGGCGATCCTGGGTTCCCTCGTGGTGAGCCTGATCTCGTGGTTCGTGGGGGCGTTCGGGCCCAAGCGGGATCTCCAGCGCCACCCGGGGGTCTAG
- a CDS encoding homocysteine S-methyltransferase family protein, whose translation MATRLEALLARPGPVLLDGAVGTELSRRGLDTTLPLWSARALLSDRGLETLALIHREYARAGAEILVTNTFRTTLRALDRAGAPGEWQAANRRAVECARAGAAAGSGRACLVAGGLAPLEDCYRPDLVPPQAECLAEHRRQAECLAGLGVDLLFIETMNCGREAEAALQAARGTGLDMLLSLCPRAPMQLLSGEPLADAVPRLVELGGSQLRGILINCATPEAMDAIYPAFARMAPALPHGLYAHLGEPDDVTGWRLPDHHEPEAYASWMERRLAEGARLAGGCCGTGPGHIEALAAMIAGRG comes from the coding sequence TTGGCCACGAGGCTCGAGGCGCTCCTGGCGCGCCCGGGGCCGGTCCTCCTCGACGGCGCGGTCGGCACCGAGCTGTCGCGGCGCGGCCTCGACACCACCCTCCCCCTCTGGTCGGCCCGCGCCCTCCTGTCCGACCGCGGGCTCGAGACCCTGGCGCTGATTCACCGGGAGTACGCGCGCGCCGGCGCCGAGATCCTGGTGACGAACACCTTCCGCACGACGCTCCGCGCCCTGGATCGGGCCGGTGCTCCCGGCGAGTGGCAGGCCGCCAACCGGCGCGCGGTCGAGTGCGCCCGGGCCGGGGCGGCCGCCGGGTCGGGGCGCGCCTGCCTGGTGGCCGGCGGTCTCGCGCCGCTCGAGGACTGCTACCGGCCCGACCTGGTGCCGCCGCAGGCGGAGTGCCTGGCCGAGCACCGCCGGCAGGCCGAATGCCTCGCGGGGCTCGGCGTCGACCTCCTCTTCATCGAGACGATGAACTGCGGCCGGGAGGCCGAGGCCGCGCTCCAGGCGGCCCGTGGCACCGGCCTCGATATGCTGCTCAGTCTCTGCCCGCGCGCGCCGATGCAACTGCTCTCCGGCGAGCCCCTGGCCGACGCGGTGCCGCGCCTCGTCGAACTCGGCGGGTCGCAGCTGCGCGGCATTCTGATCAACTGCGCCACGCCCGAGGCGATGGACGCAATCTACCCGGCGTTCGCCCGGATGGCGCCTGCCCTACCTCATGGGCTCTATGCCCACCTCGGCGAGCCGGACGACGTCACGGGCTGGCGGCTGCCGGATCATCACGAGCCCGAGGCGTACGCTTCCTGGATGGAGCGCCGTCTGGCGGAAGGGGCCCGCCTGGCCGGCGGATGCTGCGGCACGGGCCCCGGCCACATCGAGGCGCTGGCGGCGATGATCGCGGGACGGGGCTAG
- a CDS encoding ABC transporter permease, with protein sequence MRALTLARQDLRLTLRDRSSIFWIFIAPVLWVYMFGSISRSTPTRIGLQVVEEESSALADRLVELLRAENFEVTVVPSGGPVPTGKDAPARSVTIPAGFAGSIAARQKVTLDLKEGERANAEGTIAAEVALHRAIVRLLAGEALGPMPPAEDKVRVRSSWAVERAIPTGYYQSLPGNLVMFVLISTMTYGAGLLVTERKKGILRRLATSPLTRGEIIAGKALGRAAVASVQVGVFLLIGFALFKIDWGRSPAGLAAILGLFVLTAAAMGLLSGSWFKSSEAASGMGIVLVLIMSALGGCWWPAEVVPDWLRLAGFAFPTAWAMRGLHELISWGGGLRDVLVPCGILGMFALGSGLLATRLLRRAI encoded by the coding sequence GTGAGGGCCCTGACGCTCGCCCGGCAGGACCTGCGCCTGACTCTTAGGGATCGCAGCTCGATCTTCTGGATCTTCATCGCGCCGGTCCTGTGGGTGTACATGTTCGGGTCGATCTCCCGCTCGACCCCCACGCGCATCGGGCTCCAGGTGGTCGAGGAGGAGTCTTCGGCCCTCGCCGATCGCCTGGTCGAGCTCCTGCGCGCCGAGAACTTCGAGGTGACCGTCGTCCCGTCGGGCGGCCCGGTTCCCACCGGGAAAGACGCCCCGGCTCGCTCGGTCACCATTCCCGCGGGATTCGCGGGCTCGATCGCGGCGCGGCAGAAGGTCACTCTCGACCTGAAGGAAGGGGAGAGGGCCAACGCCGAAGGGACGATCGCGGCGGAGGTCGCCCTGCACCGCGCCATCGTCCGGCTGCTGGCGGGGGAGGCGCTCGGCCCGATGCCGCCCGCCGAGGACAAGGTGCGCGTGCGGTCGTCGTGGGCCGTCGAGCGCGCCATCCCCACCGGCTACTACCAATCCCTGCCTGGGAACCTCGTGATGTTCGTCCTGATCTCGACCATGACCTACGGCGCGGGGCTGCTCGTCACCGAAAGGAAGAAGGGGATCCTCCGCCGGCTCGCCACCTCCCCCTTGACGCGCGGCGAGATCATCGCCGGGAAGGCGCTCGGGCGCGCGGCGGTCGCCTCGGTCCAGGTGGGGGTGTTCCTCCTCATCGGTTTCGCCCTGTTCAAGATCGACTGGGGTCGTTCCCCGGCGGGGCTCGCGGCGATCCTCGGCCTGTTCGTCCTGACCGCCGCGGCGATGGGGCTCCTGTCCGGGTCCTGGTTCAAGTCGTCCGAGGCGGCCTCCGGCATGGGGATCGTGCTGGTCCTTATCATGTCGGCGCTCGGCGGCTGCTGGTGGCCCGCCGAGGTCGTCCCCGACTGGCTGCGCCTGGCGGGGTTCGCCTTCCCGACCGCCTGGGCCATGCGCGGCCTGCACGAGCTGATCTCCTGGGGCGGGGGGCTGCGCGACGTCCTCGTGCCCTGCGGCATACTCGGGATGTTCGCCCTGGGATCCGGTCTCCTGGCGACCCGTCTCCTGCGGCGGGCGATCTAA
- a CDS encoding ABC transporter permease: MGTLATLVRKDLRRRLVDPSKLLLNLAIPLVIAGMMALAFGGRGDSQRTPVLHLVVVNQDEGPIGRALGNAQQNPEAAGRMEIRQAKDRGEGLRLLREEEMAALILIPKNFSADLLDGRDVELEVVKNPAASIMPVIAQQGIEVAALYISIGARLLDGRGAQIAELFEGRGWNDPQAIAALVTELYGRVRGIDAFLIPPLIEVKAGERETAKEAGKGRPNFMIWMFPGVMIMGLLFTANTQMRDLLREGEIGTLRRQLVAPLGAVKVLVAKIVSVAAVVAIATVLLLLVGRWAFGVRWGPVAPLAAATAVIVLAATGFAALVFSLVRTERQGDAFGGVLVMLMSLLGGTFFPPQVVPSWMQGISRLTLTYWSHGVLRDLAAGGGWDKIRGELSILLIIGLALTLAGVIALRRRHLRGAL; the protein is encoded by the coding sequence ATGGGCACCCTGGCCACGCTCGTCCGGAAGGACCTGAGGCGGCGGCTCGTCGACCCGTCCAAGCTGCTCCTGAACCTGGCCATTCCGCTCGTCATAGCGGGGATGATGGCGCTCGCCTTCGGCGGCCGCGGTGACAGCCAGCGGACCCCCGTGCTGCACCTCGTGGTGGTGAATCAGGACGAGGGGCCGATCGGACGCGCCCTGGGGAACGCGCAGCAGAACCCGGAGGCGGCGGGGCGCATGGAGATCCGGCAGGCCAAGGATCGCGGGGAGGGCTTGAGGCTCCTGCGCGAAGAAGAGATGGCGGCGCTGATCCTGATCCCGAAGAATTTCAGCGCCGACCTGCTCGACGGGAGGGACGTCGAGCTGGAAGTGGTGAAGAACCCGGCCGCGTCGATCATGCCGGTGATCGCCCAGCAGGGGATCGAGGTCGCGGCCCTCTACATCTCGATCGGCGCCCGGCTCCTGGACGGCCGCGGGGCGCAGATCGCGGAGTTGTTCGAAGGCCGTGGCTGGAACGACCCGCAGGCGATCGCCGCCCTGGTCACGGAGCTCTACGGGCGCGTCCGGGGGATCGACGCCTTTCTGATCCCGCCGCTCATCGAGGTCAAGGCCGGCGAGCGGGAGACCGCGAAGGAGGCCGGCAAGGGCCGGCCGAACTTCATGATCTGGATGTTCCCCGGCGTGATGATCATGGGCCTGCTGTTCACCGCCAACACCCAGATGCGGGACCTGCTGAGGGAAGGGGAGATCGGGACGCTGCGGCGCCAGCTCGTAGCACCCCTCGGCGCGGTCAAGGTCCTCGTCGCCAAAATCGTCTCGGTGGCCGCGGTGGTCGCAATCGCCACGGTCCTCCTGCTTCTGGTGGGGCGCTGGGCCTTCGGCGTGCGCTGGGGTCCCGTGGCCCCGCTCGCCGCCGCCACGGCGGTCATCGTGCTGGCGGCGACCGGCTTCGCGGCGCTGGTGTTCTCGCTGGTGCGCACCGAGCGGCAGGGGGACGCCTTCGGCGGCGTCCTGGTCATGCTGATGTCGCTCCTCGGAGGGACGTTCTTCCCGCCGCAGGTCGTCCCGTCCTGGATGCAGGGGATCTCCCGTCTCACGCTCACGTACTGGTCGCACGGGGTTCTGCGCGATCTGGCGGCCGGTGGCGGGTGGGACAAGATTCGGGGTGAGCTCTCGATTCTCCTGATCATCGGGCTGGCCCTGACCCTGGCCGGCGTCATCGCCCTCAGGCGCCGCCACCTGCGAGGCGCCCTGTGA